ccacgaaggcccctccccctgacctttGTTTCTTTTGTATTTACCCACGATGTGAACGTTTCCTATAAGAATCATGTACACCCATCGTCTCATTGACTGTATGCTTGGTAACTTCGCTTCCTGTATCTTCCCCTGATCAAGCTctacattaaatcaaatattttgctgtcAGAAGTGTCCTAGAAATAAGTTATTCAACACggacatcaattaataaaaacagaaagtgaATCGAAGGTACGAAGCGTTTAATcgtgatgaaaagaaaaactaaaagcagtaaTTTCAACCAATACAGGACAGAGGTCTCAATCAAAGCGTCCCGTTACCCCGCGTCAaagtgtgcttgagcatgtgcacacgcaAATTGCTTGGGTCGCTGTAGCCAACgttgcactgcagacacacgcagggcttctccccagagtgagtcctcatgtggatttTCAGGCTGCTTGTcagactgaagcgcttcgtgcattggtcgcacttttagggcttctccccggtgtgagtcgacatgtggatcttcagggagGAGCcatgactgaagcgcttcgtgcattggtcacacctgtagggcttctcgccggagtgagtcctcatgtggttcTTCAGGCTGCTTGTCcaactgaagcgcttcgtgcattggtcacacttgtagggcatcTCGCCAGAGTGAGTcatcatgtggctcttcaggtggcttgtccgactgaagcgcttcgtgcattggtcacacttgtagggcttctcgccggagtgagtcctcatgtggacgttCAGGTCGCCATGCCGAGCGAAGCACTTTTTGCAAtggtcacagctgtagggtttctccccggtgtgagtcttcatgtggctcttcaggtgtTCACTTTGACTGAAGCGCTTcctgcattggtcacacctgtggGGTTTCTCGCCGGTGTGGGTCCTCATGTGCATCTTGAGGGTGTAGCTTTGACTGTAGTGCTTtgcgcattggtcacacctgtagggcttctccccgcaGTGCGTACTCATGTGGATTTTCAGGTtgcctttctgactgaagctcttcgtgcattggtcacacccgtACGGCTTCTCGTCTGGTCGGGTCCTCATGTGTacgatcatattggcattgttgggagAAACCTTCCACCAAccatccaccgccagtgggccctccccttttccgtagacactcagaatcttcagttcctcgctgtgactggacatgtgggaggagccaggggcgtcctcacccagaatctctgaggtggcgttgCGCTGATTGCTACGGTCTctaaaggcatcgcagtcttctgcagagggagaaaaaaaaggtaaaaaagtaatttttttgatacattatttgcataaagggaggcattgtgtatttttacacgtgaaagaaactttttaaatgtatgcaacattgacacagagggtttaaaatgtgagctgctgacaaagattcacagttttggggagggacgtctcctccagcaccctcctccctagactcaaagctcaagtggtttgCCAGGTTAAGGaaactcaacgaacaccagcgcaaagtgatctgagcacaacatgacaAGCGAGGCAAGCACAATTTCTATTTGGACACTAAAAggcaacaacgtgtccttccctctaagctgatcagctaacattgcatgcattatgaatttattgatgtttgagaatgataaaccagctcatgtggcatctgtcttgaaaccctgattccatctttgaaatgtaactcccaagtttgactcgtgttttagcagggctctggtcctgatgcttttccaaagaggatcaggctttttagcgcaggtagaatctagtacattctcagttgatcaaggttgttttcttgcatagatgcaatgtgtattactaacctccagcgggcaagcctccaccaatatcctcttcaagcttcattgaaatggtgtctggggtttgctgctttccacataaagaaggaaacaaacacaatacatattctgtcattttcacagaatagttttcaatccccactaccgacagattaggcgtttttacactgccaagctggttcggtcgcggcttggcacgccctacaatttcaatgtcttgcctgcctatttttttttttggattcaagaccctcgcatgcaagaatgagttcacatctgaatgTGGGCTAAAaagcgattaactatttacaagtgcaaaaatgccaaaatatttctttattctgctaaccaccagttcctcgctgtgactggacatgtgggaggaggagccaggggcgtccacacccagaatctctgaggtggcgccacactgagtgctacggtctccgaaggcatcgcagtcttctgcagacggagaaaaaaggaaaaattaattgttttgacacagggaggcattgtgtatctgtacacgtgaaagaaacttTAAATGTATGTCACAttgacagagggtttaaaatgtgtactgctgacatagattcacagttttggagagggacgtctcctccagcatccTCCTCCCTaaactcaaagctcaagtggttggccaggttaaggaaacttaacgaacaccagcgcaaagtgatctgatcacaacatgactagcgaggcaagcacaataattatattttgacactaaaaagcaacaacgtgtacttccctctaagctgatcagccaACATTTatgcattatgaattcagtgatgtttgagaatgataaaccagctcttGAAACCCTTCTTGGCTCTTGAcagattccatctttgaaatgcaactccgaagtttgactcgtgttttagcagggcgctggtcatgatgcttttcaaaagaggaccaggctttttagcgcaggtagaatcaagtacattctcagttgatcatgGTGGTTTTCTtgatagatgcaatgtgtattactaacccacggcgggcaagcctccaccaatatcctcttcaaccttgattgaaatggtgtctggagtctgctgctttccacataaagaaggaaacacacacaagacatattctttcattttcacagaatagttgtcaatccccactaacGACACATTATGCCTTTTCACACTGCCAAGCTGATTCGGTCACGGCTTGGAacgccctgcaatttcaatgtcctATGTAAAACTGaggggtaaaatcccccttcGTCTTGGAGCTGGCTTTCTTGGTACACCGGAGAAGGCGGGCCTACACACGGAGAGTTGGACTCTTTACAATGAAtgcaaaatatatttacatattttttgattcaagaccctcgcatgcaagaatgagttgaaatctgagtgtaggctaaaacGAGATTAACtgtttacaagtgcaaaaatactgaaatattctttattttgctaacCACTTTGCTGACTAAGCATTGTAAGGAAAGTTTGTCTGGTACTTTCTCTTAGATCGACCATCTTTCGTCTTctttaaatgcgactgcatcaccttctttcccatgatggtcagcagcttgcggatttcaccgtctctccagttacaactattcatgttgatatcgctgcatcgtctctgttgtagagacaatgcagcaacacctctacccaagcctcGCCCCTAGAACCGCAAGGCTGTCTTATCGCATTTAGATCAAAATGAAACCGCCAATATGTGTACGGTCAGAGTGGGTTAATAGGGGTGCGAAAATGACCTCGGtcagtgtaaacgcgcggatcacacaggggaaaagttgggcataagacgggcatatttggcggTGTAAAAACGTTTACTGAATAATAAAGGTGAGAGCTTtctatgggtttgttttagagtTGTGACAGAGggagcctctcttttggatggtgaatgagaagatgatttccaacctgcacacgcagctcctcgtggcagatcagccgctcgccgcgctccaggctcttggccgcgctgtggtccgcaggcagcgagttcagggcctccacttctgacgcggtgaagagggtgtcatggccgtccaccgccagtgggccctccccttttccgtagacgctcagaatcttcagctcctcgctgtggctggacatgtgggaggagccaggggcgtccacacccagaatctctgaggtggcgccacgttgagtgctacggtctccaaaggcatcgcagtcttctgcagaggcagaaaaaaaggaaaaagtatatttacatttagatattgcataaagggaggcattttgtatttgtacacgtgaaagaaactctttaaatgtatgcaacattgacacagagggtttaaaatgtgtactgctgacaaagattcacagttttggagagggacgtctcctccagcaccatcctccctagactcaaagctcaagtggttggccaggttaaggacactcaacgaacaccagcgcaaaatgatctgagcacCACATGACATGCGAGGCAAgcacaataattatattttgactagggatgggcataattaatcgatgctcgataatcgatcgttaagaaatgcgtcgatcaatttatattgttatcgatcaaaaggacgttgtgttgcatactgtgagtcttgaagcatttaattgaatatcactatgtgggagaaataccaccctgccgactggtggaaagtgaatggaagaaggttcctgtcaaagttagcgcgacaatacctctgcatccccgcaacttcggtcccgtcagagcgggtgttttctgctgctggactgacagttacaaggctgcgttcgcgtctgacccgcgagcatgttaacatgcttatattcctaaataaaaatatgtaggctggagttatgctatggacagtagggacagtcaccaccgtatgtgagtcgctctttttttttcttaatgtgttgtctctcgctccgcttttctttcggcttggtgcctcttggagtcgttacattttgccaaaactgtgatattttagcaacaagttcagccttatatatgttcaataaggtattgcttttagatagactagttcatgcaattgtttgtaaatgggtggctcttctttttgttgcgagccttttccgcgcgccggctgcagcctataggcattatatgtcggccttttttcccccgttttttcaaaacagttataccgtttaatgcccacttttagccaactgcctttgtttgattattgttgtccgataagttggctacttattgtaattggaataggctacagatttagtcttgttgaatAGTTTCCAAACCTGTAATAGCGCCTgtaggcgcattgttcggactttacgagcgccgcataggcctataaactataatgcctgtatttattattttaaaactgttaaacagttgtaggtcttcaagttaactgtattgtattaatgttggcccatacattattgttggaataaagatttcattgataaaaacatgctgcattttctaccaacgggaatttcaatatagcctagaaaaaagttaatgattaatcgataattgatcgataactctagcgatgctcgatcaaggaaatttcttcaaatgcccatccctaattttgacactaaaaagcaacaacgtgtcgTTCCCTGTAAGCGGCTCagctaacatttatacattttgaacccttctgggctcttgactgattccatctttgaattgCAACTCCAAGTTTAacttttagcagggcgctgggcatgatgcttttccaaagaggatcaggctttttagcgcaggtagaatctagcatcagcctagaatctatgctGCCTAGAATCTACTACATCAAGGGAAAAAATACTCAATGTAGAAAGTACacaccttcacttttaaaatggggctgcAAAGTCTTTAAGGATAGCTGTGTGCCTACAGTACGTGTTTCCAGGTGGtctgtctggcaggcaacatcccttgagagaagctgctgaatgtaagcacttgatgagctggcctgcGTAGAGACAACAAAGTAAAATCAGTACTCAATTTATTACATTGTATATATTccaggtgcaagttgtaagaagatataagataagcatgtttagtgaattacattagcctaatgaaatgatattacatccttgatttatttacatattttatagttcatctcacatcaactcaataccatgacaccaagctctgcagaaatctgctaataaccctttgatttgaatcaggtgtgaAGGAGAAAACATGCCTATAATAGTGTTCCGTAATTGTCGTATTCAAACCACACTGGGTGACtcaataaaactccctcaagaAAACTTGGCCAAGTTATTGATAAGTACATTTGGTATaaatgataatgtgtcattcaatttgatatctcattcaacttaaattggagtggataaaagtgtgattaatcgcgagttgaTGCGATTAAAACTTTTAATCTTTGTCCAGCcgtaataaatacattattgatGGAGATGGTTTCCCCTATTTTTCTCTTTTAACCGTATTCCTTTGCAAAGATTGACTATGAATGGTCTAACAAATACCTTCAtgaataacgtgtgtgtgttatagttgtGTTGTGACGCTAAAATCAACGTAGCAGACTAGTAGACGACTACTGCCGCACAGCCTGGTGTGAGGTTTGCCGTACATCCAGCTGTTATCGATTTACGTTTCTTCCTCAATTACGTACGGTAACATAGCAACAACGCACGGCTCATCAGTAAATCAGCGTAAGGGGGGACaggaactggggggggggggggggggagagagagaaccaaaTCGGGTGCTACAGCGGCcatccgctgtcctttcttataggtccatggtatttacacacataactgatgctatctaccGTAGCATTAGCGACAgtaacttggctgttagctgtagcgctaatgctaaagcaacattataaTGGTAACAACGGAACAATacacagtaaagcaacacaatgatatggcgttagttaacttactttttcgaggtttgtagctgagccatggagagttggtactgatccagacttgattCTCAGACGTTGAtcaagtccagctctgtattggcccaagttgaggaagcagtcgtcagtgaaatgtttggcgcagaCTGGCACATTTCCAGAGACAATAAAATTAACCCACTGGTTCTTCAGCGGCTCGGAGGAAGGAACAAAATATAGacttttgtgttcatttgtacATCCAAACACTAAGCAACTGCTATGCTTCGCTCGTTTGCGAGCCATGGTGTCTCTCAAGGAAAGAACTACGTGTAGTACACGATCGTAGAgtagggtctgtctgcgtcctgcaagacggaggcgtaaattgtagtaggaggcgtaacttcttcttcttcttcttcttcttcttcttcttcttcttcttcttcttcttcttcttcttcttcttcttcttcttcttcttcttcttcttcttttatttagGTAGTCTGGACGCAGCTATGGCGTATTACTGCCCCCCACTGTTTGTTATTTCCCCCTAAACTTTAAATCCTTTTATATACTCCAATGACTACGTAAATACTAAATAAAGCCAATAAAGGTAAATACTCCCTTAGAATGTCAGACACCGTCCCTCTCTgtaatctctgacctcaaacaaggactataattcttgcaccttttgcacaatactgtacaattatttttgtacagtgctgtcttttatggatgtatgtgtatgtgtatgtatatatatatata
The nucleotide sequence above comes from Gadus chalcogrammus isolate NIFS_2021 chromosome 4, NIFS_Gcha_1.0, whole genome shotgun sequence. Encoded proteins:
- the LOC130381403 gene encoding zinc finger protein 391-like, with product MLHTFKEFLSRVQIQNASLYAISKCKYTFSFFSASAEDCDAFGDRSTQRGATSEILGVDAPGSSHMSSHSEELKILSVYGKGEGPLAVDGHDTLFTASEVEALNSLPADHSAAKSLERGERLICHEELRVQQQTPDTISIKVEEDIGGGLPAVEDCDAFGDRSTQCGATSEILGVDAPGSSSHMSSHSEELVQQTPDTISMKLEEDIGGGLPAGEDCDAFRDRSNQRNATSEILGEDAPGSSHMSSHSEELKILSVYGKGEGPLAVDGWWKVSPNNANMIVHMRTRPDEKPYGCDQCTKSFSQKGNLKIHMSTHCGEKPYRCDQCAKHYSQSYTLKMHMRTHTGEKPHRCDQCRKRFSQSEHLKSHMKTHTGEKPYSCDHCKKCFARHGDLNVHMRTHSGEKPYKCDQCTKRFSRTSHLKSHMMTHSGEMPYKCDQCTKRFSWTSSLKNHMRTHSGEKPYRCDQCTKRFSHGSSLKIHMSTHTGEKP